One stretch of Fictibacillus sp. b24 DNA includes these proteins:
- the asnS gene encoding asparagine--tRNA ligase: protein MKTTIKKLNEHVGKTVTIGAWLSNKRSSGKIAFLQLRDGSGFVQGVVVKSEVGEEIFAKAKGLTQESSLYVTGTVKEDERSALGVELEVTDVEVLHQAVDYPITPKEHGTEFLMDHRHLWIRSKRQHAILKIRNEIIHAVNEFFYNNDFVKVDPPILTGSSAEGTTSLFHTKYFEEDAYLSQSGQLYMEAAAMALGKVYSFGPTFRAEKSKTRRHLIEFWMIEPEMAFVEHEESLEIQEQFISHIVQSVIKRCENELKTLGRDISKLENVKAPFPRVSYDDAIKMLKEKGFDDIDWGDDFGAPHETAIAESFDKPVFITNYPKDIKAFYMKPDPNRDDVVLCADLIAPEGYGEIIGGSQRIDDLALMEQRYEEHGLTDDAYKWYLELRKYGSVPHSGFGLGLERTVAWISGAEHVRETIPFPRLLNRLYP from the coding sequence GTGAAAACGACTATAAAAAAGCTAAATGAACATGTGGGTAAAACCGTTACGATAGGAGCGTGGCTCTCAAATAAGCGTTCTTCTGGTAAGATCGCCTTCTTACAGCTCCGCGATGGATCCGGATTTGTTCAAGGTGTTGTCGTAAAGAGTGAAGTTGGTGAAGAGATCTTTGCAAAAGCAAAAGGACTTACTCAAGAATCCAGCCTTTACGTTACAGGAACCGTTAAAGAGGACGAGCGATCTGCACTTGGTGTGGAACTTGAAGTAACAGATGTTGAAGTGCTTCATCAAGCTGTTGACTATCCGATCACACCGAAAGAACACGGAACAGAATTTTTGATGGACCACCGTCATCTTTGGATCCGTTCTAAGCGTCAGCACGCAATCTTAAAGATCCGTAACGAGATCATCCACGCTGTGAACGAATTCTTCTACAACAATGACTTTGTAAAAGTAGATCCTCCGATTTTAACTGGAAGCTCTGCTGAAGGAACAACATCACTGTTCCACACAAAATACTTTGAAGAAGATGCTTATCTTTCACAAAGTGGACAACTTTACATGGAAGCGGCAGCCATGGCACTTGGAAAAGTATATTCATTTGGTCCGACATTCCGTGCAGAGAAATCAAAAACTCGCCGTCACTTGATCGAATTCTGGATGATCGAGCCTGAGATGGCTTTCGTTGAACACGAAGAATCTCTTGAGATTCAAGAACAGTTCATCTCACATATCGTTCAATCAGTGATCAAACGCTGTGAAAACGAACTGAAGACACTTGGACGCGATATCTCTAAACTAGAAAATGTTAAAGCTCCTTTCCCTCGTGTTTCATATGACGACGCAATTAAGATGTTAAAGGAAAAAGGCTTTGATGATATTGATTGGGGAGACGACTTCGGTGCGCCTCACGAAACAGCGATCGCTGAGAGCTTCGACAAGCCGGTATTCATCACGAATTATCCAAAAGACATTAAAGCGTTCTACATGAAGCCAGACCCGAACCGTGACGATGTTGTATTGTGTGCAGATCTGATCGCTCCTGAAGGATACGGAGAAATAATCGGTGGAAGTCAGCGTATTGATGACCTTGCACTTATGGAACAGCGTTATGAAGAGCACGGATTAACTGACGATGCATACAAATGGTATCTAGAACTTAGAAAATACGGAAGCGTTCCTCATTCAGGATTCGGTCTTGGATTAGAGCGTACGGTAGCTTGGATCTCAGGAGCGGAGCATGTTCGTGAAACGATTCCATTCCCGCGTCTATTGAACCGTCTATATCCTTGA
- a CDS encoding DnaD domain-containing protein, translated as MNGTLFERWMAEGSISIPNMLLKTYKQIGLSDNECMLFIQLHVFIESGNYFPTPVELSERMSASSNDVSSMLRSLIGRGVLGMDQYEDKEKGVYFEAYTLQPLWNRLLQSLKEEEQIQKEIHKENQEQNVFVLFEKEFGRPLSPMELETLKIWMDEDQQSPQLILSALKESVLSGKLNFRYIDRILFEWKKNGIKSPEAAKMYGEKFRVRQLQRTGQQDQPRKDSGLKRPAYNWLES; from the coding sequence ATGAACGGTACATTATTTGAACGATGGATGGCTGAAGGGTCGATCAGTATTCCTAACATGCTTTTAAAAACATACAAACAGATCGGTTTATCTGATAACGAATGCATGTTGTTTATACAGCTTCATGTTTTTATAGAATCAGGAAACTATTTTCCGACGCCAGTCGAGCTGTCTGAACGAATGTCAGCATCCAGTAACGATGTGTCTTCCATGCTGCGTTCGTTGATCGGTAGAGGCGTTCTCGGTATGGATCAATACGAAGATAAAGAAAAAGGCGTCTATTTTGAAGCCTACACCCTGCAGCCTTTATGGAACAGACTTCTTCAAAGTTTAAAAGAAGAAGAGCAGATCCAAAAAGAGATTCATAAGGAAAACCAAGAACAGAATGTTTTTGTACTATTTGAAAAAGAATTTGGACGTCCATTATCTCCTATGGAGCTTGAAACCCTGAAAATTTGGATGGATGAAGATCAGCAATCGCCACAATTGATTCTTTCAGCACTTAAAGAGTCCGTTCTATCAGGAAAGCTAAACTTCAGATATATCGACCGTATTTTGTTCGAGTGGAAGAAAAACGGAATAAAAAGTCCAGAAGCTGCAAAGATGTATGGTGAAAAGTTCAGAGTCAGACAGCTGCAGCGAACAGGTCAACAAGATCAGCCTCGAAAAGACTCTGGGCTAAAAAGACCCGCATACAATTGGTTGGAATCTTAA
- the nth gene encoding endonuclease III, whose protein sequence is MLNKAQIQFCLEQIEDMFPDAHCELNHSNPFELTIAVLLSAQCTDALVNKVTPKLFAKYKTPQDYLNVSLEELQDDIRSIGLYRNKAKNIQKLSELVLTEYGGEIPKDRDELTKLPGVGRKTANVVVSVAYGVPAIAVDTHVERVSKRLGICKLKDSVLQVEETLMKKIPKSLWGATHHRLIFFGRYHCKAQNPNCPECPLLSICREGKKRMNQKEKKKLTQK, encoded by the coding sequence GTGTTAAACAAAGCACAGATTCAATTTTGTTTAGAACAGATAGAGGACATGTTTCCAGATGCTCACTGTGAGCTGAATCACTCAAATCCGTTCGAGTTAACAATCGCTGTACTTCTGTCTGCTCAATGTACAGATGCACTTGTAAATAAAGTTACGCCGAAACTATTTGCGAAATATAAAACACCACAGGATTATCTGAACGTATCTTTAGAAGAGCTGCAAGATGATATCCGGTCGATCGGACTATATCGAAATAAAGCGAAGAACATCCAAAAACTGAGCGAACTTGTTTTAACTGAATACGGCGGTGAAATCCCGAAAGATCGTGATGAACTGACGAAACTTCCTGGTGTAGGAAGAAAAACGGCAAACGTTGTTGTATCTGTAGCATACGGCGTACCTGCAATTGCTGTTGATACTCATGTTGAGCGTGTATCAAAAAGGCTTGGAATCTGCAAATTGAAGGATTCTGTACTCCAGGTCGAAGAAACACTTATGAAGAAGATTCCAAAATCCCTTTGGGGTGCCACTCATCACCGATTAATTTTCTTTGGCAGATACCATTGCAAAGCCCAAAACCCGAACTGTCCGGAATGTCCGCTACTTTCGATATGCCGTGAAGGCAAGAAGCGGATGAACCAAAAAGAGAAGAAAAAGCTGACTCAAAAATGA
- a CDS encoding YpoC family protein: MTQNKNPEEIFLEWKENSEEIARYFKDRDRKRAREPMVYFFNRFLYVLYVVNGHKATEQELKNWKDHLKGFKHLPVNAIDRLIFINEQPDHYQSFIQLSELFSEWEKKSVILFRRST; the protein is encoded by the coding sequence ATGACTCAAAATAAAAATCCAGAAGAGATATTTTTAGAATGGAAAGAGAACTCAGAGGAAATCGCTCGTTACTTTAAAGATCGCGACAGAAAACGTGCAAGAGAACCAATGGTATATTTCTTTAACCGTTTTTTATATGTTTTGTATGTCGTTAACGGCCATAAGGCAACGGAGCAAGAATTGAAAAACTGGAAAGATCATTTGAAGGGATTTAAGCATCTGCCGGTCAATGCGATAGATCGACTTATTTTTATCAATGAGCAGCCAGATCATTACCAATCTTTTATCCAGCTTAGTGAGTTATTTTCAGAATGGGAAAAGAAAAGTGTCATACTTTTTAGACGAAGTACATAA
- a CDS encoding glycosyl hydrolase family 18 protein, with protein sequence MQIHVVKRGDSLWKLSQYYKLPWQELAAVNRLTEKDVLSVGQTLFIPTPFTYTVQPGDSLEEIGKRIGVSVAQLQQANPGLTDETLQAGTQLNVPQRSKKTIITNAFAEPVPKAKENFTAAAKGLSYITMFSYEVNEKGVFKPLNDTAFLKEAKNKNVRPIMAITNIKDGEFSEEVGTAILTNKEITNKVIDESLRIMKQKGYQGISVDFEFLGKQNKEAYNQFLRTLTERMHKENYIVMTAVAPKISATQQGEWYESHDYKAHGEIVDYVILMTYEWGYSGGPPMAVSPLPSVKKVLDYAVSEIDPKKILMGINLYGYDWKLPYKPGGEFAKALNPVQATQLAGKRQAAIKYSRKDEAPFFRYWDKDKKEHVVWFEDLRSMKAKFDVVDQYGFAGVSFWNLSFGYPVFWNYLVDRYNIK encoded by the coding sequence ATGCAGATTCATGTGGTGAAAAGAGGGGATTCACTTTGGAAGCTTTCACAATACTATAAATTGCCTTGGCAAGAGCTGGCCGCGGTAAATAGACTTACAGAAAAAGATGTTCTTTCTGTGGGGCAAACACTTTTTATTCCAACACCATTTACGTATACCGTACAGCCAGGTGATTCTTTAGAAGAGATCGGTAAAAGAATCGGAGTATCCGTCGCACAGCTTCAGCAGGCGAATCCAGGTTTAACAGATGAGACTTTACAGGCTGGAACCCAATTGAATGTTCCACAGAGAAGTAAGAAGACGATCATAACGAACGCGTTTGCAGAGCCTGTTCCAAAAGCAAAAGAAAACTTTACTGCAGCAGCAAAAGGATTAAGTTATATTACGATGTTTAGTTATGAAGTGAATGAAAAAGGTGTGTTTAAACCACTAAATGACACAGCGTTCTTAAAAGAAGCAAAGAATAAAAATGTTCGACCAATCATGGCAATCACAAACATTAAAGACGGTGAGTTCAGTGAAGAAGTTGGAACGGCAATTCTGACGAATAAAGAAATTACGAACAAAGTAATAGACGAGTCCCTTCGTATCATGAAACAAAAAGGGTACCAGGGAATTTCCGTTGACTTTGAGTTTCTCGGAAAGCAGAATAAAGAAGCTTATAATCAATTTTTAAGAACACTGACAGAGAGGATGCACAAAGAAAACTATATCGTGATGACTGCGGTAGCGCCGAAAATTTCTGCCACTCAGCAAGGAGAATGGTACGAATCACATGATTATAAAGCACACGGGGAGATTGTGGATTACGTGATTCTTATGACTTACGAATGGGGATATAGCGGCGGTCCGCCGATGGCAGTAAGTCCACTTCCTTCTGTAAAAAAAGTGCTAGACTATGCGGTTAGTGAGATCGATCCAAAGAAAATTTTGATGGGAATCAATCTTTACGGTTATGACTGGAAACTTCCTTATAAACCTGGCGGTGAGTTTGCGAAAGCTCTAAATCCTGTTCAAGCCACACAGCTAGCTGGAAAAAGGCAAGCTGCAATCAAGTACAGCCGAAAAGATGAAGCACCGTTCTTTCGATATTGGGACAAAGACAAAAAAGAGCATGTCGTTTGGTTTGAGGATCTCAGGAGTATGAAAGCAAAGTTTGATGTTGTAGATCAGTACGGATTTGCAGGGGTAAGTTTCTGGAATCTTTCATTCGGATATCCTGTATTTTGGAATTATTTAGTTGACCGTTATAATATTAAGTGA
- a CDS encoding transglycosylase domain-containing protein has protein sequence MSKDYRSRMERRQSSDGSKPANKTKTKKPRGGRNWKKTLLLLAVILGILGLLTVGVIAATSPKLDPKKLETPVSSKIMDMNDKEVSLVAGDEKRIRVKINEIPEPVQNAFIATEDVRFRQHSGIDVRRIAGAAFANVREGFGAEGASTISQQVIKNTVLTNEKSLTRKIREAYLSVQLEQKYSKDQILEMYLNKIFFGNGAYGIATAAKVYFNKEVADLEVQEAALLAGLPKAPSYYDPTRNPKEAEHRRNVVLNLMAQHKFITKEEAEKAKSIPVKDMIKEGELKTETRPYDAYIKQVIDDLKDIEGLEEADIYSSGLKIYTNLDTKAQQATEDVLRTKLSEEHEFLQSGVTLVDTKSSAIRAVGSGRGGQLSNYFSSKIKRQPGSTIKPILDYGPAIENKKWNTGYILKDEPVELKDITINNFNKKNVGDISMRQALVESKNTTAVRAFQEVGAEEATDFANKLGFDLDPDTTYPSYAIGGFNGGISPLTLAGAYTAFGNGGVYSKPTTVRKVEFPDGRVIEVDSEPKAAMKDYTAYMITDMLKDVMDRGTGREANVSGLNLAGKTGTTNYSKEDRDKYGLPEGATKDAWMAGYTPTYTAAVWTGYAENKDKEGKGLYLNDNEADYSKQIFRDIMSQLDHKNTDFKKPKSVTEVAMEKGTGKRASEFTPDSEKIIELFVKGTDLPGVSDKFEKPSTIEGLEAKFKENKNEIEVKWKYEKKQGVTFRILASYNDGPMQERATINDTKFVVPTPAPGKYTFQVIAVDSENNTQSEPAETSITIEGPESEEPPPGEGEGEPGTPPGQEPGTEPPSEGEPGTPPPSEGEPGTPPGQEPGTEPPSQGEPGTPPPGQDGGREQNGGNGGGLLPPFNQ, from the coding sequence ATGTCAAAAGATTACCGAAGCCGTATGGAACGCAGACAATCAAGTGATGGTTCCAAACCGGCAAATAAAACGAAAACCAAAAAACCTAGAGGTGGACGCAACTGGAAGAAGACCCTCCTGTTGCTTGCTGTTATTCTAGGAATTCTAGGACTACTAACTGTCGGTGTGATTGCCGCAACGTCACCGAAACTAGATCCTAAAAAACTTGAAACGCCCGTATCCTCAAAAATTATGGATATGAACGATAAAGAAGTGTCCCTTGTGGCAGGTGATGAAAAACGGATCCGTGTTAAGATCAACGAGATTCCAGAACCTGTACAAAATGCGTTCATCGCAACAGAAGACGTGCGATTCCGTCAGCATAGCGGTATTGATGTACGTCGTATCGCAGGGGCCGCGTTCGCCAACGTAAGAGAAGGCTTTGGAGCAGAAGGTGCGAGTACGATCTCTCAGCAGGTGATTAAGAACACCGTATTAACGAATGAAAAATCACTCACACGTAAGATTCGTGAAGCGTATCTTTCTGTACAGTTAGAACAGAAATATTCTAAAGATCAAATTCTAGAAATGTATCTGAACAAGATCTTTTTTGGGAATGGTGCATATGGAATTGCCACAGCAGCGAAAGTTTACTTCAACAAAGAAGTAGCGGACTTAGAAGTGCAAGAAGCAGCTCTATTAGCAGGTCTGCCTAAAGCACCAAGTTATTATGATCCTACTAGAAATCCAAAAGAAGCAGAACACCGACGCAACGTCGTGTTAAATCTGATGGCTCAACACAAATTCATTACAAAAGAAGAAGCAGAAAAAGCAAAGAGCATTCCGGTTAAAGATATGATTAAAGAAGGCGAATTAAAGACTGAAACTCGTCCTTATGATGCGTACATCAAACAAGTCATAGATGATCTGAAAGACATTGAAGGTCTAGAAGAAGCGGATATTTACTCTTCCGGGTTAAAGATATATACAAACCTTGACACAAAAGCTCAACAAGCAACTGAAGATGTTCTAAGAACGAAGTTAAGTGAAGAACATGAATTTCTGCAATCAGGTGTTACGTTAGTTGATACGAAGTCAAGCGCAATTCGTGCGGTTGGAAGCGGCCGTGGTGGTCAGTTAAGTAACTATTTCTCTTCAAAAATAAAACGTCAACCAGGATCTACCATTAAGCCGATTTTGGATTATGGTCCTGCGATTGAAAACAAAAAGTGGAACACGGGATACATCTTAAAAGATGAGCCTGTGGAACTAAAAGACATTACAATTAATAACTTTAACAAAAAAAATGTTGGAGACATCTCGATGCGTCAAGCACTTGTTGAATCCAAGAACACAACAGCTGTTCGTGCGTTCCAAGAAGTTGGGGCTGAAGAAGCAACTGATTTTGCAAATAAGCTAGGTTTTGATTTAGATCCAGACACAACGTATCCGTCCTATGCAATCGGTGGATTTAACGGTGGTATCTCCCCTCTTACTCTTGCAGGTGCGTATACTGCATTTGGTAACGGCGGTGTATATTCAAAACCAACAACGGTTCGTAAGGTAGAGTTCCCTGATGGACGTGTGATCGAAGTCGACTCAGAACCAAAAGCGGCAATGAAAGATTACACCGCTTATATGATCACAGATATGCTAAAAGATGTTATGGATAGAGGAACTGGCCGTGAAGCTAACGTAAGTGGATTGAACTTAGCTGGTAAAACGGGTACAACAAACTACTCAAAAGAAGATCGTGATAAATATGGTCTTCCAGAAGGTGCAACAAAAGATGCTTGGATGGCCGGCTACACACCAACTTATACAGCAGCCGTTTGGACGGGTTATGCTGAAAATAAAGATAAAGAAGGTAAAGGTCTCTATCTAAACGACAATGAAGCGGATTATTCTAAACAGATTTTCCGTGACATCATGAGCCAGCTCGATCATAAGAACACGGACTTCAAAAAACCGAAATCAGTAACAGAAGTTGCGATGGAAAAAGGAACAGGTAAACGTGCTAGTGAGTTTACACCGGATTCAGAAAAAATCATCGAACTATTTGTTAAGGGGACAGACCTTCCTGGCGTCAGTGATAAGTTTGAAAAACCATCAACCATAGAAGGTCTAGAAGCGAAGTTCAAAGAAAACAAAAATGAGATCGAAGTGAAATGGAAGTACGAGAAGAAACAAGGTGTAACGTTTAGAATTCTCGCGAGCTATAACGACGGACCTATGCAGGAACGTGCAACGATCAACGATACGAAATTTGTTGTTCCAACTCCTGCTCCAGGTAAATACACGTTCCAAGTAATAGCCGTCGACAGCGAAAACAACACGCAAAGCGAACCTGCCGAAACGTCTATTACGATAGAAGGTCCTGAAAGTGAAGAACCGCCTCCGGGTGAGGGTGAAGGCGAACCGGGGACTCCTCCAGGGCAAGAACCTGGTACAGAGCCGCCTAGTGAAGGTGAACCTGGCACTCCTCCTCCAAGTGAAGGCGAACCAGGGACTCCTCCAGGGCAAGAGCCTGGAACAGAGCCTCCTAGTCAAGGTGAACCTGGCACTCCTCCTCCAGGGCAAGATGGAGGCAGAGAACAAAATGGTGGAAACGGAGGAGGACTCCTCCCTCCATTCAACCAATAA
- the recU gene encoding Holliday junction resolvase RecU — translation MGTFHYPNGKKVTSIVKKQSSSSMKKEISYSNRGMSLEDDINQSNEYYLLTNQAIIHKKPTPVQIVNVEYPKRSAAVIREAYFKLASTTDYNGVYKGRYIDFEAKETKNKTSFPLKNFHEHQLTHMQHILDHGGISFVILRFSSTDESYLFDSSHLIHFWKEQSLGRKSIPKGEIEEKGHSITIGYQPRLNYLHVVDSVYF, via the coding sequence ATGGGTACTTTCCATTATCCTAACGGTAAGAAAGTGACTTCTATCGTGAAAAAACAATCCTCATCTTCTATGAAAAAAGAGATTTCTTACAGCAATAGAGGAATGTCGTTAGAAGATGATATCAATCAAAGCAACGAGTATTATCTTCTAACCAATCAAGCGATCATCCATAAGAAACCTACTCCGGTTCAGATCGTAAATGTAGAATATCCAAAACGATCTGCCGCCGTCATCCGTGAAGCGTACTTCAAACTGGCTTCCACGACCGACTATAATGGGGTGTATAAAGGAAGATACATTGACTTTGAAGCAAAGGAGACGAAGAATAAAACGAGCTTTCCTCTAAAGAACTTTCATGAACACCAGCTCACCCATATGCAGCACATCTTGGATCATGGAGGCATCTCGTTTGTTATTCTCCGTTTCTCATCAACAGATGAGAGCTATTTATTCGACAGCTCTCACCTGATTCATTTTTGGAAAGAACAAAGTTTGGGAAGAAAATCCATTCCGAAGGGTGAAATTGAAGAAAAAGGACATTCTATTACTATCGGGTATCAGCCTCGGCTTAATTACTTACACGTAGTAGATTCAGTCTATTTTTAA
- a CDS encoding glutaredoxin family protein encodes MEKKVIIYTQETCPPCFAEKEWLKANDIPFEERDIRKTPAHMQEVIDLGASATPVTVIETTEGKEVVMGFQEDELSRLLKK; translated from the coding sequence TTGGAGAAAAAAGTAATTATATACACACAAGAAACATGCCCTCCATGTTTTGCAGAAAAAGAGTGGCTAAAAGCAAATGACATTCCTTTTGAAGAACGAGATATACGTAAAACCCCTGCGCATATGCAAGAAGTGATCGATCTGGGTGCTTCTGCTACACCTGTGACCGTTATTGAAACGACTGAAGGCAAAGAGGTCGTAATGGGCTTTCAAGAAGATGAACTTTCCCGACTATTAAAAAAGTAA
- a CDS encoding DUF2515 family protein: MERAIEEIVHNILSETNSQNRDNISRTVSYASFYKRNPEIRWAMLASLVSRNAGYSMCDLKGDWLPRMLSADTRKHLFLTYERANWLIFQDAFPQLLLYEYSKQQRIPFFHLLKCFGVSRFMEVEWKRFWRERDLKRICTSLIINEQHVIEKPVIKDGFYKRRIFSSVPFLLQDYMHFSTVLFPVESGDVFGISIHGFKKTSNRIETGKILYTILFESKWSEEILSFSNKVTHTGSRHDFERVIYPKKKRETPFLRVAFPVIKHHSSNRVDWYKKNMNTEKFYGAVKPLHKICLTDWYKQKQRQLKIGILLKEWIQHA; the protein is encoded by the coding sequence GTGGAGAGGGCTATTGAGGAGATTGTTCACAACATACTAAGTGAAACGAATTCACAAAATCGTGATAATATTTCACGTACCGTAAGTTATGCCTCATTTTATAAAAGAAACCCTGAGATCAGATGGGCGATGCTCGCGAGCCTTGTTTCAAGAAACGCGGGATACAGTATGTGTGATCTTAAAGGGGACTGGCTGCCAAGAATGCTTTCTGCTGACACAAGGAAGCATCTGTTTTTAACGTACGAGCGGGCGAACTGGCTTATCTTTCAAGATGCGTTTCCTCAGCTTTTGCTATACGAATATTCGAAACAACAAAGAATACCGTTTTTTCACTTGTTAAAATGTTTTGGCGTTTCAAGATTCATGGAGGTAGAATGGAAGCGATTTTGGAGAGAGAGAGATCTGAAGCGAATATGTACGTCATTAATCATCAACGAACAGCATGTAATTGAAAAGCCTGTAATTAAAGATGGTTTTTATAAAAGAAGAATATTTTCGAGTGTTCCGTTTCTTTTACAAGACTATATGCATTTTAGCACAGTGCTTTTTCCTGTCGAGTCAGGAGATGTATTCGGAATTTCTATACATGGTTTTAAAAAAACAAGCAACCGAATTGAAACAGGCAAAATTTTATATACCATCCTCTTTGAGTCGAAATGGAGCGAAGAGATCTTGTCCTTCTCGAATAAAGTAACACATACTGGATCCAGACATGATTTTGAGAGGGTTATATACCCGAAGAAAAAAAGAGAAACGCCTTTTTTACGCGTGGCATTTCCGGTCATAAAGCATCATTCATCAAACAGAGTCGACTGGTACAAAAAAAACATGAATACCGAAAAATTCTATGGAGCAGTTAAACCGCTACACAAGATTTGTCTGACTGACTGGTATAAACAAAAGCAAAGACAATTGAAAATAGGGATTCTTTTAAAAGAATGGATTCAGCATGCATAA
- the racA gene encoding chromosome-anchoring protein RacA has translation MMEMVLMKTKTVSEELGVNPTTVQRWVRHFNIQCDKNEHGHYLFRQEDIDQLKEIKTQLDNGLLMSDIQIQTIQTTEQSFELPTQFEEKFNRLNAAIEALEKKVEEKADAVVSYQMLQHASELEELIKKMENMEARLQDLEVALLKNDFPEERLYVKEKPKKNWFVSLFTL, from the coding sequence ATGATGGAAATGGTGTTGATGAAAACCAAAACTGTCTCTGAGGAGCTTGGGGTGAATCCGACAACAGTACAACGCTGGGTAAGGCATTTTAACATTCAATGTGACAAGAATGAGCACGGACACTATTTATTCAGACAAGAAGACATTGATCAGTTAAAAGAAATTAAAACGCAGCTAGACAACGGACTTTTGATGAGTGACATTCAAATCCAAACGATCCAAACAACAGAACAATCATTTGAACTGCCAACCCAATTTGAAGAGAAGTTCAACCGCTTGAATGCTGCTATAGAAGCTTTAGAGAAAAAAGTCGAAGAGAAAGCAGATGCAGTTGTATCTTATCAGATGCTGCAGCATGCTTCAGAATTGGAAGAGCTTATCAAAAAGATGGAGAACATGGAAGCACGTCTTCAAGATCTGGAAGTAGCCCTGTTGAAAAATGATTTTCCAGAAGAGCGACTATACGTAAAAGAAAAGCCAAAAAAGAACTGGTTCGTGAGTTTGTTTACATTGTAA
- a CDS encoding YppE family protein, translated as MSHLYKLTNELIADIDEAFHIFKTETKTRETEADFFTEVKPFADRIHFRVKEWEPLARDWVIANKPKYLYPIQIKTAAENIGYLGVYVFQKKMKDKRITEMVKSVLYVLNQLKEQMPEQQS; from the coding sequence ATGAGCCATTTATATAAATTAACGAACGAACTAATCGCGGATATAGATGAAGCGTTTCATATTTTTAAAACAGAAACAAAAACAAGAGAAACAGAAGCGGACTTTTTTACAGAAGTTAAACCATTTGCCGATCGCATACACTTTCGTGTAAAAGAGTGGGAACCTCTTGCAAGGGATTGGGTGATCGCGAATAAGCCTAAATATCTGTATCCAATCCAAATCAAGACAGCCGCAGAAAATATCGGCTATTTAGGAGTCTACGTCTTTCAAAAGAAAATGAAAGATAAACGCATAACGGAAATGGTAAAATCTGTTCTCTATGTTCTGAACCAGCTGAAAGAACAAATGCCTGAGCAACAATCATAA